GTTTGTAACTTATTTTAAAAGCACAGGAATAATGAAAGGTGCATTTGCAAACGGATTAGTATCTTTTACTTGGCTTTCAATTTTATTTGGCCGCCTTACAACAGCGATTTTATCCACAAAATTTTCTAAAAAGACAATCATCCTAACGGACTGCATTGCTGGCGCATTCTTTTTCTTTTTGATGACAGCAACTCAAAATCTTACAGTCATAGGATTTTCGATTGTAGGACTTGGATTTTTCCTTGCAGGAATTTATCCCACAGTCGTAAGCGCGGCAAGTCCTGCCATAAACGGTTCGGATTTGGGAATGTCTATGTTGCTTGCAATTTCTGCTTTTGGTGGAATAATAACTCCTCAGATAATCGGTTCAATAGGCGACAGAATTGGGCTTATAGGTGCTATTGGTCTTTTGGTTATAAACTTGAGTGCAATGATATTGTTTGCTTTGTTGTATGCTTTAAAAAAAGATAAAAAACTTTCGTGAGTATTTAATACTTTCAAGTACTAAGGGCGCCCCCTGCTTACGCAGGTCGTCTGTTCCGCCCTTCGCTGGCGCTCATCCGCATAAAGCGGACTTGCGGGGCTTCATAGACTGGCGCATTTTAAATAAAATTTTCTGTTTTTCTCTCCTATAAAAAATCAAAACTTATTGACAAAAAAACGCGTTTAAAGTTACTGTCAGATAATTTTTATTAGTTATTGCTAACAAAAATGGAGGTTTTATGATTAAAAAAATTTCTCATGCATGTATGTGCATGGCTTTATTTGTTGGGCTATTTGCGTTTATCGCTTGTAGCAATAGCACGTCCCCATCGCAGTCGGATCCAACTCCGTCAACTCCGGAAAATCCGTCTAACCCAAGCACGCCATCGACTCCGGAAAATCCGTCTAACCCAAGCACGCCATCGACTCCGGAAAATCCGTCTAACCCAAGCACGCCATCGACTCCGGAAAATCCGTCTACACCAAGCACACCGTCAACCCCAGATCCAAACGATCCTAAAACTATAATATACGGGGAATATACCGGTGGTAACCTTATGGGTATCCCAGTAACTTTAGTCCTTAAGGCAAACCTTGTAGATATACAAAATTCATATATGCCTAAAAAGTTTTCCAATATAAAATTTACCGATCAAGGAGACGGCAAGTGGTATATAGAATGTTACGATACTGGAGCACCACAAACTAACGAAGAATTAAAAGCATCTGTACTTATCGACACAAACGAAGACCCTTTTACCGCTTTAATTACTATCCACGGTATGTCTGGTTCTCCTCAAGTAACCTGCGAAAAAACAGGTGGGAAACTCGGTTTAATAATAAAAGGTTCACTTCTTAAAGGATATAGAGGTGCTCAACCAACTGGCGTTTTAACAGTACCAGAAGGAATTACCGATATCGCTCAAGAAGCGTTCCAAAATTGTACAGGATTAACGGAAGTGAAATTCCCTTCAACTCTTAAAGGAATTTATGGCGCAGCATTTTCCGGTTGTTCTGGAATAACAGAATTGCACTTTCCAGAAAATCTTACAACAATTGCAGCGGAAGCCTTTTATGATTGTACAGGTTTAAAAACACTAGATTTTTCAAAAAGTACAAAACTTAAAATAATTGAAAATGAAACGTTTAGAGGTTGCTCAGATATCGAAACTCTAAATTTGCCAACAAACTTAGAAGTAATAGGTTCAAGTGCTTTTAATGATTGCACAGGTATATCAGGAAAGGTGCAGTTTCCTGCAACCCTTAAAGAAATTGGCGATTCAGCCTTTATTAAATGTAAAAATATAACAGAACTTGATTTTTCAGCATGCACACAGCTTACCAAAATCGCAAATGCTGCATTTAATCGCTGTACAGGATTGACACAAGTAAAACTTCCAGCAAGTCTTACAAAAATTGGAAATATCTTTACTGGCTGTACAAAACTTTCAAGTATTTCCATCGATTCGCAAAATCCTGAACTTTGTTCTGTAGACAATATTATTTACAACAAAGCAAAAACCGAATTGATTTTTGGTGCTCCTTCCGTTCCACAAGCAAATACAATTCCTTCAAGCGTTACAAAAATTAGCAAAAATGCTTTTATAAACAATCAATCATTGTCTTCTGTACAACTTCCTGCAAGTCTTCTTGATATTGAAGCAAGTGCTTTTGATACATGTAAAAAATTGCAAAACATAGATTTTTCTATGAGTACATCCCTTAAAACGATTGGCGACTATGCATTTAATATGTGCGAAGCATTGACAGGCGAGATAGTTTTACCAGCAACTCTTACAACAATTGGCGAGGCTGCTTTTTATGGTTGCAAAAATATAACAAAAATCGATTTGTATTCATGCGCACAAATTGATCAAATTGGATCTAATGCTTTTTACGGCTATACTGGACAATTCAAAGTAAAAACAGGAAGCGGTGTAAAAGAAAAATTAACTGGCGCAGGAGTTGACGCAACTAAAATAGAAGAAGTTCTATAAAACTATAGTTATTTAAAATATTAATCGGGGTGTTGAAATGCATATTGTCTTTCAATGCCTCTTTTTTTTTGGGGCATTTTTGCTACGCAAAAACCGTGCTATTCAGGGTTACGCCTTTGGCTCCATTACTACGCTACGCGTCGCAACGGCTTCGCCGCCCTTACTATCACTTGTACATTTTTTACAGAGTGCAAAAAAACATTTATAGAAAGCGAGAAAAAACTTATTGGATAAAACAGTAAAACTTAGCCCGGATGGAAGTGGCGCGTAAGCGTTGGCAAAGCCAATGGAGCGCTAGCGCAACCACGCACAGCCGGTCGAGTAATGCGATGTGCTACTATAAAAAATTATTCAGCAAATATCGGAAAATTTGCAATATTTGCATTGTAAATTACAGCACGGCTTTATCGCATAACGATTGTTGCAGGAATTTCTTCTTCGTATTCTTTGATATAAAGGTATTTAAAAGGGTGAATATCCAACGCGTTGGTGTACCAACCTCCAACTTTATTTAAGTTTATAGCATGCAGGCTTACAGAATGACTTATAGGAATTATCAGAGCAGAATCCAAGAGTATTTGTTCTGCTTTTGCAAGCAGTTTAAATCGTTCTTGTGAGTTGGTTTGCTCATCTGCAAGTTTTAAGATATTTGTAAATTCTTGATTTTTCCATTTTGTCTGGTTTAAAGTAGAACCTTCTCTAAAAAGTTCAAGAAAAGCCAAGGGGTCTGCAAAGTCTCCAATCCAGGAATAAGTGAACATATCGTAATTTAGGTGTGGAATGCTAGAAAAATAGCGATCATCTTCAATTTTAAATGTTACGAGCTCTACTCCAAGTGGAATCCATGCTTGTTTTAAAATTTCAGAAAGTTTTTTCATATATTCGTTGCCGTAAATTCCAAATTTTATTTCAAGTTTTTCTTCTAAAGGAATTCCTATTTTTTTTCTTGCTTCACTCATCATTTCTACAGCTTCTTCTTCGCTATAATAAGTTAAGCCTTCTACATTTGGGTAACCTGCAAGCGGATAAACTAAAGTTGTCGCTTGGATAAGGTTGTCTTTTCTGAGTTTTTCCCAAGGAATAGCGGTTAAAAGTGCGTTTCTAAATTCGCTATGATTCCAAATTTCATTTTTGCAGGTAAAAAATAGAAAGGTTGTTCCAAAAATGGCACTCAATCTTATGCTGTCTTTATTTAAAATTGAATCCGCTTTTAGAGAACTCATAACC
This portion of the Treponema pectinovorum genome encodes:
- a CDS encoding leucine-rich repeat domain-containing protein, translated to MIKKISHACMCMALFVGLFAFIACSNSTSPSQSDPTPSTPENPSNPSTPSTPENPSNPSTPSTPENPSNPSTPSTPENPSTPSTPSTPDPNDPKTIIYGEYTGGNLMGIPVTLVLKANLVDIQNSYMPKKFSNIKFTDQGDGKWYIECYDTGAPQTNEELKASVLIDTNEDPFTALITIHGMSGSPQVTCEKTGGKLGLIIKGSLLKGYRGAQPTGVLTVPEGITDIAQEAFQNCTGLTEVKFPSTLKGIYGAAFSGCSGITELHFPENLTTIAAEAFYDCTGLKTLDFSKSTKLKIIENETFRGCSDIETLNLPTNLEVIGSSAFNDCTGISGKVQFPATLKEIGDSAFIKCKNITELDFSACTQLTKIANAAFNRCTGLTQVKLPASLTKIGNIFTGCTKLSSISIDSQNPELCSVDNIIYNKAKTELIFGAPSVPQANTIPSSVTKISKNAFINNQSLSSVQLPASLLDIEASAFDTCKKLQNIDFSMSTSLKTIGDYAFNMCEALTGEIVLPATLTTIGEAAFYGCKNITKIDLYSCAQIDQIGSNAFYGYTGQFKVKTGSGVKEKLTGAGVDATKIEEVL